Proteins encoded together in one Nymphalis io chromosome 24, ilAglIoxx1.1, whole genome shotgun sequence window:
- the LOC126777958 gene encoding uncharacterized protein LOC126777958: MESIKESLAAMTDLFNSRMNEFQQDLQRTTTPATVPSLSSEFNSFKSFVLTALSGLQRQIEFLAREMDRTEMQRRRKVLLFHGVSEERSEDATARVTSLVAEHLDLPNFSTSSIKSCHRLGRPLDSKPRPIVVKFTETAIRDKVWFAKTKLKGTGVTESEFLTKSRHNVFLEARKRFGINKCWTRDGLIHIIAPDGSRHCAECLSDLDSISTCKSPVQKIPMANTSDKVVLQRSKRVVKK; encoded by the coding sequence ATGGAATCTATCAAGGAGTCTCTGGCTGCAATGACCGACTTATTCAACAGCCGTATGAATGAATTCCAGCAAGACTTACAGAGGACAACAACACCTGCAACTGTGCCTTCTCTTTCATCGGAGTTCAATTCTTTTAAGTCTTTTGTTCTCACTGCACTAAGTGGACTTCAGCGACAAATTGAGTTTCTCGCCAGGGAAATGGATCGGACTGAAATGCAGAGACGTCGAAAAGTGCTTCTTTTCCATGGTGTTAGCGAAGAGAGATCCGAGGATGCCACTGCTCGCGTTACCAGCCTTGTTGCGGAGCACTTGGACTTGCCAAATTTTTCTACCAGCAGTATCAAATCTTGTCATCGCTTGGGAAGACCTTTGGACAGCAAGCCCAGACCTATAGTGGTCAAATTTACCGAGACTGCTATTAGGGATAAGGTCTGGTTCGCCAAAACGAAGTTGAAGGGCACCGGTGTCACAGAGTCAGAGTTCCTGACGAAAAGCCGACACAATGTGTTTTTGGAGGCCAGGAAGCGGTTCGGCATCAACAAGTGTTGGACACGAGACGGTTTGATACACATTATCGCCCCAGATGGATCTAGACATTGTGCCGAATGTTTATCTGATCTTGACTCGATTTCAACTTGTAAGTCCCCAGTCCAAAAAATTCCCATGGCAAACACTAGCGATAAAGTTGTATTGCAGAGGTCAAAGCGCGTAGTtaagaaatag